One genomic segment of Fervidobacterium pennivorans includes these proteins:
- a CDS encoding coiled-coil domain-containing protein, producing the protein MEKRNSDFGNAFEKNFDSVERFIRFLISNNELSLARNILEALGKKYNHLLFELEVKAGNYARAVEIFNFMPREQQELYIHVVESIEKDVSKVSEALERILKEFNEENYPIVIAEIQKIKKEFPQVIEIIAMELLTALKRGDKKKIQLLSEILSQLDRTHPVLTQVKKQKSFGTFLFPALTLVIFIVVLVNLVVSFMNFTKSGALQLGKLEKSISNLQGKIEGYTNDITKKYEELSRNLEVVKTSLDYINKKLENPTQASNDSLPKALSDQLSLVNEKLSDVERQISQLAKNLNKRVSIGNPGSQTTIAEYGDTALKELSTQIRALKERIVSLEGKLESMKATSSAKTTSLSSSDDFGKIYSELSIVKTRLGRIEESVMEIAKAKLDESMKNIMAKLTEISAQINQLSFSSTTSSKSTNGELNSSSVLDSIQKRLETLSQSIGILYSEMLQIKEQWGTTNEQSRQDSSGGQGVVGDDRVQELERKIDNVLASLKELTNEVTIQRKEFESKVSNLKEETTSVKTNLDDVSKQIVDLKKELEALKSNVSKILEILSSTQKGSDSSALNDDKTSVASTGLSNSEKTTKTFEQVSVTSFVPTYASTSSTSQNQEVVEQKTVNLAQQNEVVEQILKQTKDLRELFLIGLRFYVEGQYGNAIAIFSYIEPRIEDLDIYFKEDMYYYEILSYIGLGQREQATKKYETYKKLYPSGQYTKELSAYFK; encoded by the coding sequence GTGGAGAAAAGAAACTCGGATTTCGGCAATGCTTTTGAAAAGAATTTTGATTCTGTTGAAAGATTTATAAGGTTCTTAATATCAAATAATGAACTGTCTCTTGCTAGAAACATATTGGAAGCACTTGGTAAGAAATACAACCATTTGTTGTTTGAACTTGAAGTAAAAGCTGGTAATTATGCAAGAGCCGTTGAGATATTCAATTTCATGCCAAGAGAACAGCAAGAGCTCTATATACACGTTGTTGAAAGCATAGAAAAAGATGTTAGCAAAGTTTCAGAGGCACTTGAAAGGATTCTCAAGGAGTTTAATGAAGAAAACTATCCAATAGTTATCGCTGAAATTCAAAAAATAAAGAAAGAGTTTCCCCAAGTTATAGAAATCATCGCTATGGAACTTTTAACGGCGTTGAAGCGTGGAGACAAAAAGAAAATACAGCTGTTGTCCGAAATACTCAGCCAGCTTGATAGGACACACCCTGTTCTCACCCAAGTTAAAAAACAAAAATCATTTGGCACGTTCCTTTTTCCTGCGTTGACGCTAGTTATCTTCATCGTGGTTTTGGTAAACTTAGTCGTGTCTTTTATGAACTTCACTAAATCTGGGGCTTTGCAACTTGGAAAATTGGAAAAGAGCATCTCCAATCTCCAAGGAAAAATAGAAGGATACACAAACGATATTACAAAGAAATACGAAGAACTGTCAAGAAATTTGGAAGTTGTGAAAACCAGCCTTGATTATATAAACAAAAAGCTAGAAAATCCAACCCAGGCTTCAAACGATTCTTTACCAAAAGCATTATCGGACCAACTATCTTTAGTAAACGAAAAATTGTCCGATGTTGAGAGGCAAATATCACAGCTTGCCAAAAACCTGAACAAAAGAGTTTCAATCGGTAACCCGGGTTCACAGACCACGATTGCGGAGTATGGTGATACAGCTTTAAAAGAGCTTAGCACGCAAATAAGAGCCCTGAAAGAAAGAATAGTTTCTCTCGAAGGAAAATTGGAAAGTATGAAAGCAACATCGTCGGCAAAAACTACTTCTTTGTCTTCCTCCGATGATTTTGGGAAAATCTATTCCGAGCTTTCTATTGTTAAAACGCGTTTGGGAAGGATAGAAGAAAGCGTAATGGAGATTGCAAAAGCGAAACTCGACGAAAGTATGAAAAACATCATGGCAAAGCTGACGGAAATTTCAGCGCAGATAAATCAGCTCAGTTTCTCATCGACAACTTCGTCAAAATCCACAAATGGTGAGTTGAACTCTTCTTCAGTGCTTGATTCAATTCAAAAACGGCTGGAAACACTTTCACAGTCTATAGGTATTCTTTATTCAGAAATGTTGCAGATTAAAGAACAGTGGGGAACTACTAATGAACAGAGCAGACAGGATAGCTCTGGAGGACAAGGTGTTGTGGGTGACGATAGAGTCCAGGAGCTAGAAAGGAAAATAGACAATGTTTTAGCGTCTTTGAAGGAACTTACAAACGAAGTTACTATTCAACGAAAAGAGTTCGAGAGTAAAGTTTCAAACTTAAAAGAAGAGACAACCTCCGTTAAAACTAACTTAGATGATGTCTCGAAACAGATAGTTGATTTGAAAAAAGAGCTAGAAGCACTAAAATCAAACGTCTCAAAAATATTGGAGATATTGTCCTCTACTCAAAAAGGTTCTGATTCTTCAGCTTTAAATGACGATAAAACTTCTGTTGCTTCTACAGGACTATCCAACTCGGAGAAAACCACAAAAACTTTTGAACAAGTTTCTGTGACTTCATTCGTGCCTACATATGCTTCGACAAGTTCTACTTCACAAAATCAGGAGGTTGTTGAGCAAAAGACAGTAAACTTGGCTCAGCAGAACGAAGTGGTTGAGCAGATTCTCAAACAGACGAAAGACTTAAGAGAGTTATTCTTGATAGGTCTAAGATTCTATGTGGAAGGGCAGTATGGAAATGCTATAGCGATTTTCTCTTACATAGAACCACGTATAGAAGACCTAGATATCTACTTTAAGGAAGACATGTACTACTACGAAATTCTTAGTTATATCGGATTAGGTCAAAGAGAACAAGCAACAAAGAAGTACGAAACATATAAGAAATTATATCCGTCAGGACAGTATACAAAAGAATTAAGTGCTTATTTCAAGTAA
- a CDS encoding prepilin peptidase, with amino-acid sequence MWDKVSLLFWFVIGTIFGSFANVLIYRPIAGLKLTEPRFSICPNCRKSIAWYDNIPILSFILLRGKCRHCGAQISIRYPLVELGFGVSFLVNHILFPMDVALLTDAIFVASVPAIFTDLKLMLLPDYTWMTTLASAFLINIFHFRTSMILDIFGALLSLGILAVLKIKYRDGIGEGDLFLLPVYSFAVGFLFMPLLLFSASFGGIVYSLLSKNRVIPFGPFIIIFGYSLLFVRLILMV; translated from the coding sequence ATGTGGGATAAAGTAAGTTTGTTGTTTTGGTTTGTCATAGGAACAATCTTCGGGAGTTTTGCGAATGTTTTAATTTACAGACCAATAGCGGGGCTCAAATTGACTGAGCCCCGCTTTTCGATATGCCCAAATTGTCGCAAAAGCATTGCTTGGTACGATAATATACCTATTCTTAGTTTCATTTTGCTTCGAGGAAAATGTAGACATTGCGGGGCACAAATTTCCATAAGGTACCCTCTTGTGGAGTTAGGCTTTGGCGTATCTTTCCTTGTTAATCACATACTCTTCCCGATGGATGTTGCTTTGTTGACGGATGCAATTTTTGTAGCTTCTGTTCCTGCCATTTTTACAGATTTGAAACTCATGTTGTTACCTGACTACACGTGGATGACAACCCTTGCCTCAGCTTTTTTGATAAACATATTTCATTTTAGAACCTCCATGATTTTAGATATCTTTGGTGCTCTACTCTCGTTGGGAATACTGGCTGTACTGAAAATCAAGTATAGAGACGGCATAGGTGAAGGTGATTTGTTTTTGCTCCCAGTTTATTCTTTTGCAGTTGGCTTTTTATTTATGCCGTTACTTTTATTTAGTGCTTCATTTGGGGGCATAGTTTACTCGCTTTTAAGTAAAAACCGTGTTATACCATTCGGTCCGTTCATAATAATATTTGGTTACTCACTTCTTTTTGTGAGGCTCATTCTAATGGTTTAA
- the trmB gene encoding tRNA (guanosine(46)-N7)-methyltransferase TrmB: MKDMEKDLNIEKNRIFSKEVRPALFDYLPIDWSSVFGNTNGIIVEIGFGSGEYLQSYAIKHPEKNFVGFEVSITSMKKAHKRVESLENVRLVITDARFGLREFFGPKSVEKVIMNFPIPWDKKSHERRRVIVPEFFETLSNVLIDGGTFELATDVEWYAKQTMETAEEMGFEIVEFLKNPDREIKTRYEQKWIKYGRNIYSLVIRKIKHIEIERLIGGRHEMPHARSVVVEEKLPLLHNKVFKEGRKVVVVKGVYKSTGNDAYIIKVISSDDEFQQHYYLVAYPEEQGSKEWIIKLDSASNPYRTPAVKWSVSVLADFLSSKDEQSK; this comes from the coding sequence ATGAAGGACATGGAAAAAGACTTGAATATAGAAAAAAACAGAATCTTTTCTAAAGAAGTGCGCCCGGCTTTGTTTGATTACTTACCTATAGATTGGTCATCCGTCTTTGGCAATACCAACGGAATTATCGTTGAAATCGGTTTCGGGAGCGGTGAGTATCTTCAATCTTACGCAATCAAGCATCCAGAAAAGAATTTTGTCGGATTCGAGGTTTCAATAACTTCTATGAAAAAGGCTCACAAGAGGGTGGAGAGTCTTGAGAATGTAAGATTGGTAATAACCGATGCAAGGTTTGGGCTCAGGGAATTTTTCGGACCGAAGAGCGTTGAAAAGGTAATTATGAACTTTCCAATTCCCTGGGACAAGAAATCACACGAAAGAAGACGGGTTATCGTTCCAGAGTTTTTTGAAACACTTTCGAATGTGCTTATCGACGGTGGAACTTTTGAGCTTGCAACAGATGTTGAATGGTATGCAAAACAAACTATGGAAACAGCAGAGGAAATGGGATTCGAAATTGTCGAATTTTTAAAGAATCCAGACAGAGAAATAAAAACGCGTTACGAGCAAAAATGGATAAAGTATGGCAGAAATATCTACTCGCTTGTGATAAGAAAGATTAAACACATAGAAATTGAAAGACTGATAGGAGGTAGGCATGAAATGCCTCATGCTAGAAGCGTCGTGGTCGAAGAAAAGCTACCATTACTTCACAATAAAGTGTTTAAGGAAGGCAGGAAAGTTGTGGTCGTCAAAGGTGTTTACAAATCAACGGGAAATGATGCTTACATAATAAAAGTAATTTCATCAGATGACGAATTCCAGCAACACTATTATTTGGTAGCTTATCCTGAAGAACAAGGTAGCAAAGAATGGATAATCAAGCTTGATAGTGCTTCGAATCCTTATAGAACGCCCGCTGTTAAATGGTCTGTATCGGTTCTGGCAGATTTTCTTTCGTCAAAAGATGAACAAAGCAAATAG
- a CDS encoding lytic transglycosylase domain-containing protein: MRAFLVLIFISIVFLIFVFVQLFPLKYYDIVVQYADGLDPLLVISVIRAESSFRPGAQSNMGAYGLMQLMPETAEWINKKFKMNFDYTTIEGNIALGCKYLNYLLKKDGDLKTALIHYNTGPYAPDDVKSDAGERYVRKVLRFYRIYRLLYRR; encoded by the coding sequence GTGCGTGCATTTTTGGTGCTTATTTTCATTAGTATTGTATTTTTAATTTTTGTTTTCGTACAGCTTTTCCCATTGAAATATTACGATATCGTTGTCCAATATGCCGATGGTTTGGATCCACTTTTGGTAATTAGTGTAATACGGGCAGAAAGTAGCTTTAGACCAGGTGCACAATCTAATATGGGAGCATACGGACTCATGCAATTGATGCCGGAGACAGCAGAATGGATAAATAAAAAATTCAAGATGAACTTTGATTATACAACAATAGAGGGAAATATAGCTCTTGGTTGTAAATACTTGAATTACCTACTAAAAAAAGATGGAGATCTCAAGACGGCTTTGATTCACTACAATACTGGTCCGTATGCCCCTGATGACGTGAAATCGGATGCTGGTGAAAGATACGTAAGAAAAGTTTTAAGATTTTACCGAATTTATCGCTTACTTTACAGGAGATGA
- the mazG gene encoding nucleoside triphosphate pyrophosphohydrolase — MVGKEFEKLVEIMATLRGENGCEWDKAQTHESLKPYLIEEAYEVLNAIDNNDDEELKEELGDVLLQVVFHSQIAAEREAFTIEDVIKTLSDKLVRRHPHVFGNAQGYSYARWEEIKAKEKGQKKRSSIGDVNHALPGLSLARRVQENAAGVGFDWTEIEDVWHKVEEEIKELKNAKNEEEIEEEMGDLLFAIVNLARFLNVDPERAIRKATEKFIARFEKMEKEIEKDGKKLENMTVAEMDEYWNKVKSQEYKKVEEVNEG, encoded by the coding sequence ATGGTTGGAAAAGAGTTTGAAAAGCTTGTAGAAATCATGGCAACATTGCGCGGAGAAAACGGATGTGAGTGGGATAAAGCTCAGACACATGAAAGCTTGAAGCCATACTTAATAGAAGAAGCGTACGAGGTGCTCAACGCTATTGATAACAACGATGATGAGGAATTGAAAGAAGAACTTGGGGACGTACTTTTGCAAGTGGTTTTTCATTCACAAATTGCCGCAGAGCGTGAAGCATTTACAATCGAGGATGTTATAAAGACGCTTTCTGACAAGCTTGTAAGACGTCATCCGCATGTATTTGGTAATGCACAGGGGTATTCATATGCACGTTGGGAGGAAATAAAGGCAAAGGAAAAAGGTCAGAAAAAACGTTCAAGTATCGGGGATGTGAACCATGCTTTACCTGGGCTTTCTTTGGCTCGAAGGGTTCAAGAGAATGCAGCTGGCGTAGGTTTTGACTGGACGGAAATTGAGGATGTATGGCACAAAGTTGAGGAAGAAATAAAAGAATTGAAAAACGCAAAAAATGAGGAAGAAATAGAAGAAGAAATGGGAGATTTACTATTTGCAATCGTAAACTTAGCAAGGTTTTTGAACGTGGACCCAGAAAGAGCAATCAGGAAAGCCACGGAGAAATTCATCGCAAGGTTTGAAAAAATGGAGAAAGAGATTGAGAAAGATGGAAAGAAACTGGAGAACATGACTGTTGCGGAGATGGATGAATACTGGAATAAAGTGAAATCGCAAGAATATAAGAAAGTTGAGGAAGTGAATGAAGGATGA
- a CDS encoding tetratricopeptide repeat protein, with protein sequence MVIRLILGSENPLIVDIKDETPMLVILRDLFYSGDWRNMRKDFEEHKEIYEDINKLEQLEEKIASLNEIVYEPIVWSEVVEFLDKYGITPEKIMHGTADGLYELAIEYADKNQTEIAKDILKFAIKLDKNYAPAYEFYGSLLLEENDVEGAIKYLTRSIELDPWLVQSYSMIGEAYYNIGDYEKAIEYWEKEIKLSPTNTFTYFMLADAYSKMGKIDKAIEVLERFRETSENSIIALYELAELYKRIGNEEKAREYESLIMEIDPRSDPNGIEIWAKVHLKKGNYEKVIQMIENVVKSSPEARHLNLVLAVAYAKTNQYEKARKIIEDLKEDDFWYLYGKREFFDELLTQPEKELCGIK encoded by the coding sequence ATGGTTATCAGACTAATCTTGGGCTCAGAAAACCCATTAATTGTGGACATCAAGGATGAAACGCCTATGCTTGTTATTTTACGTGATCTTTTCTATTCTGGAGACTGGCGTAACATGAGAAAAGATTTTGAGGAACATAAAGAAATTTACGAAGATATCAACAAGTTAGAACAGTTGGAAGAGAAAATAGCCTCGCTTAACGAAATTGTTTACGAACCGATAGTTTGGAGTGAAGTCGTAGAGTTTTTGGACAAGTATGGAATAACCCCGGAAAAGATTATGCATGGAACAGCCGATGGGTTGTATGAGCTTGCAATTGAATACGCTGACAAGAATCAAACAGAAATTGCTAAGGATATTCTCAAATTTGCAATAAAGCTCGATAAAAATTATGCCCCTGCATACGAGTTCTACGGTTCATTGTTACTTGAAGAAAACGATGTTGAAGGGGCTATTAAATACCTTACAAGGTCCATCGAACTTGATCCTTGGCTTGTCCAGTCTTATTCGATGATAGGAGAGGCTTATTATAATATTGGTGATTATGAGAAGGCTATCGAGTATTGGGAAAAAGAGATAAAGCTTTCACCAACCAATACGTTTACCTACTTCATGCTCGCTGATGCATACTCAAAAATGGGCAAGATAGATAAAGCTATAGAGGTTTTGGAAAGATTCAGAGAGACTTCCGAAAACAGCATTATCGCACTCTACGAGTTGGCAGAACTGTACAAAAGAATTGGAAACGAAGAAAAAGCAAGGGAATATGAAAGTTTAATTATGGAAATTGATCCAAGAAGTGATCCAAACGGTATAGAGATATGGGCGAAAGTGCACCTAAAGAAGGGAAATTACGAAAAGGTTATACAGATGATAGAGAACGTTGTGAAGAGCTCCCCAGAAGCAAGACATTTAAACTTGGTTTTGGCAGTTGCGTATGCAAAGACCAATCAGTATGAAAAGGCTCGAAAGATTATTGAAGATTTAAAAGAGGACGACTTTTGGTATCTTTACGGAAAACGCGAATTCTTTGATGAGTTACTTACACAGCCTGAGAAGGAACTATGTGGGATAAAGTAA
- a CDS encoding bifunctional ADP-dependent NAD(P)H-hydrate dehydratase/NAD(P)H-hydrate epimerase, whose product MFVITSKEMKELEKRTITDFDISEEILMERAGISVVQAIWNEYGEFSNKSFVIICGSGNNGGDGYVVARDLLNYTEAVRVISVGHPTTEVAKKNYERYLKHGGIVYTYSELGLEGASKIISEADIVVDALFGTGLNREINDEELTKLIEVMNLYSKCIVSVDIPSGVCADDGKIMGCAVQADLTVTFGLPKVGHFLFPGRELCGKLKIAKIGIPSLDMLTCDINKELITTEKLRLPNRPRWSNKGTYSQVIIIGGSNKYIGAPVLSALSALRSGASMVKVVSVSKVCQCAMSHDPALICVNIGEDFNVEKLEDFIATVSKDVVFVVGPGWDTQNSEEKLSIIKKLLLTSNTLIIDADGLNVLSQNIDLLREKNSSKSVILTPHPGEFSRLTKKSLEKVKQNYELVHEFSKEYGVITVLKDATSIVSDGKKIYFNITGNTSLSKAGSGDILSGLLAGLISQHLEPVEAVKTGVYVFGLAGEMVPVEGMNSAFSILNYIPEAFKRLRESK is encoded by the coding sequence ATGTTCGTGATAACGAGTAAAGAGATGAAGGAACTGGAGAAAAGAACAATAACGGATTTCGACATTAGTGAAGAGATTCTCATGGAAAGAGCTGGTATTTCCGTAGTGCAAGCTATTTGGAACGAGTATGGGGAATTTTCAAACAAAAGCTTTGTTATTATTTGCGGTTCTGGAAACAATGGTGGTGATGGGTATGTTGTTGCAAGGGATCTTCTTAACTACACCGAGGCTGTGAGAGTCATATCTGTGGGTCATCCTACTACTGAGGTCGCTAAAAAGAATTACGAGAGATATTTGAAACATGGGGGAATTGTGTATACTTACAGTGAGCTTGGATTGGAAGGAGCATCAAAGATTATTTCCGAAGCTGACATCGTTGTTGATGCCCTTTTTGGAACAGGTTTGAATAGGGAAATTAATGATGAAGAACTCACGAAATTGATAGAAGTGATGAACTTATATTCAAAATGCATAGTGTCTGTCGATATACCGTCAGGAGTTTGTGCAGATGATGGAAAAATAATGGGATGTGCCGTCCAGGCGGACTTAACTGTGACGTTTGGTTTACCGAAAGTCGGACACTTTTTATTCCCAGGGCGAGAACTGTGCGGAAAACTTAAAATCGCAAAGATAGGGATTCCCAGTTTGGATATGCTGACATGCGACATCAACAAAGAACTTATAACCACTGAGAAATTGCGACTTCCCAACAGACCTCGCTGGTCAAATAAAGGTACATATTCGCAGGTAATTATAATCGGAGGTTCGAACAAATATATAGGTGCCCCCGTTTTAAGTGCACTTTCTGCACTAAGAAGTGGAGCAAGCATGGTGAAAGTGGTTTCCGTTTCTAAGGTATGTCAATGCGCTATGAGTCATGACCCAGCACTGATATGTGTGAATATTGGCGAAGATTTCAACGTTGAAAAATTGGAAGATTTCATAGCGACCGTTAGCAAAGATGTTGTTTTTGTCGTTGGACCTGGTTGGGATACGCAGAATAGTGAAGAGAAACTATCTATAATTAAAAAGCTTTTGTTAACATCGAATACCTTGATAATAGACGCGGATGGCCTTAACGTTTTGTCACAGAACATCGACTTGTTAAGGGAAAAAAATTCTTCAAAGTCCGTGATTTTAACGCCGCATCCTGGTGAGTTCTCAAGACTGACAAAAAAATCCTTAGAGAAGGTCAAACAAAATTACGAACTGGTCCACGAATTCTCAAAAGAATATGGTGTGATAACTGTCTTGAAAGACGCAACATCGATAGTTTCAGACGGCAAAAAAATATACTTTAATATAACTGGTAACACTTCTCTTTCAAAAGCAGGAAGCGGGGATATACTTTCCGGATTACTTGCGGGGCTTATCTCTCAACACCTTGAGCCTGTTGAAGCGGTAAAAACAGGAGTGTATGTATTCGGTTTAGCGGGTGAAATGGTTCCTGTGGAAGGCATGAACAGTGCATTCAGCATTTTAAACTATATCCCAGAGGCTTTCAAAAGATTGAGAGAAAGCAAATAA
- the rlmB gene encoding 23S rRNA (guanosine(2251)-2'-O)-methyltransferase RlmB, with protein sequence MIVYGRNVLKELFQSKQPIKMVYFSESGDRELENLIEEVKKRKIPYSVAPKNVLKRLCGEEKNQGIVIDIGEFEYADENDLPENPFLVLLDQIQDPQNLGAIVRTCVAAGVDMVVLTKDNSAHVTPGAVKASAGTVFRVPIAITVNLSRYIEKLKERGIWVFGADMRGKPIWQADLKRPLALVFGNEGSGIRQLVKQSCDELVSIPMKTSIDSLNVSVSAGIIIYEVLRREMMNA encoded by the coding sequence ATGATAGTCTATGGTAGAAATGTATTGAAAGAGCTTTTTCAAAGTAAGCAACCGATAAAGATGGTGTATTTTTCCGAAAGTGGTGATAGAGAATTAGAAAATCTCATAGAAGAAGTTAAAAAAAGAAAGATACCGTATTCTGTTGCTCCTAAAAACGTCTTGAAGAGGTTGTGTGGCGAAGAAAAGAACCAAGGTATAGTGATTGACATCGGTGAATTTGAATACGCAGACGAAAACGATTTACCAGAAAATCCGTTTCTTGTTTTACTTGACCAAATCCAAGACCCACAAAACCTTGGCGCTATCGTACGAACCTGTGTTGCAGCTGGTGTAGATATGGTTGTATTAACTAAGGACAACAGTGCACATGTTACACCAGGGGCGGTTAAAGCATCTGCTGGTACAGTCTTTAGGGTACCGATAGCTATAACGGTAAACCTTTCTAGGTACATCGAAAAACTCAAGGAAAGAGGCATTTGGGTATTTGGAGCAGACATGAGAGGTAAACCTATATGGCAAGCGGATTTAAAAAGACCTCTAGCCCTCGTTTTTGGTAACGAAGGAAGTGGGATACGACAACTTGTTAAACAATCTTGTGACGAGTTGGTTTCAATCCCTATGAAAACTTCTATTGACTCACTCAACGTGTCCGTTAGTGCTGGTATCATTATATATGAGGTACTGAGACGGGAGATGATGAACGCTTAA
- a CDS encoding NAD(P)H-dependent glycerol-3-phosphate dehydrogenase, with product MRYFVLGAGSWGCTIAQMLKDNGHDVLLWAHSEEHAKLLNTRKKMPHLPDVNLDVPVTSDISVGKNFDVLIIAVPVQFVRSVLEKIDYDVSIVLNLSKGIEISTGKRVSEIVHETLGCNYAVLSGPSHAEEVALKLPTAVVVVGEMASEFQREFSNDYFRVYVHDDVVGVELAGALKNVIAIAAGIVDGLGGWDNAKAALITRGLYEIARFSMEFGANPLTFMGLAGIGDLIVTCGSKHSRNRRYGEMVAKGYDPVHLLAASKEIVEGAFTCKAVVENYGNKYDLPIIKEVYEVIYNRKSPIDSIKSLMSRSLKLEMEEVRRWLEKSLKSL from the coding sequence ATGCGTTATTTCGTTCTTGGTGCCGGAAGTTGGGGATGTACAATTGCTCAAATGCTAAAAGATAACGGACATGATGTTTTGCTTTGGGCACATAGCGAAGAACATGCAAAGTTATTGAATACACGAAAGAAAATGCCACATCTTCCAGATGTCAATTTAGATGTGCCGGTAACTAGTGATATTTCTGTTGGTAAGAACTTTGACGTTTTAATTATCGCGGTTCCTGTCCAGTTTGTAAGGAGCGTGCTTGAGAAAATCGATTATGATGTTAGTATTGTTCTTAATCTATCCAAGGGTATAGAAATATCTACTGGTAAGAGGGTATCGGAGATAGTTCATGAAACCTTAGGATGTAACTACGCCGTCTTATCGGGTCCTTCTCATGCTGAGGAGGTAGCGCTTAAATTGCCAACAGCTGTTGTTGTGGTGGGAGAAATGGCTTCGGAATTCCAAAGGGAATTTTCGAACGATTACTTTAGGGTATACGTTCACGACGATGTTGTAGGTGTCGAATTGGCGGGAGCACTCAAAAACGTCATAGCTATAGCTGCAGGTATCGTTGATGGACTCGGTGGTTGGGACAACGCAAAGGCTGCCTTAATCACACGTGGATTGTATGAGATTGCAAGGTTTTCTATGGAATTTGGAGCCAACCCTCTCACTTTTATGGGGCTTGCAGGAATAGGTGATTTGATAGTCACATGTGGAAGTAAACACAGCCGAAACAGGCGTTATGGAGAGATGGTTGCAAAAGGATATGACCCGGTTCATTTATTGGCAGCAAGCAAAGAGATTGTGGAAGGAGCGTTTACATGTAAGGCTGTCGTGGAGAATTACGGAAACAAGTATGACCTCCCTATAATCAAAGAAGTATACGAAGTGATTTACAATAGAAAATCTCCGATTGATTCGATAAAATCATTGATGAGCAGGTCTTTGAAGCTAGAAATGGAGGAAGTAAGAAGATGGTTGGAAAAGAGTTTGAAAAGCTTGTAG